In the genome of Verrucomicrobium sp., the window ACTTCCCCGAGAAGCTCTGGACCCTGAGCAAGCTCTACGGCCGGATGGACGACACCATTTTCTTCGGCCCCACCCACCCCGTCAGCTACGATCCCTTCCGCGATCCGACGGAAGACCCCACCATGCGGGCCAACAAAATGCTGACCCTCATGCTGGCCCTCAACGACGGCCAGCGCTCCGCCGACCCCTTCTTCGACAAGGCGGCCCTGGAGCTTTTCACCAACATCTTCTGCATGCACCAGAAGCTCACGGAGGCGAAGGTCGAGGGCGTGCAGGCCATGAGCTTCTCCTACCTGGGCATGATGCTCAGCGACCGCGGCAACCCGAAGAACCTCGACGAAGTCACCGCCTCCCGCAACGCGGAGGAAGCCGCCGCCCGCGCCTACGAGAACAACGTGCCGAAGTGGCTCGACGAGACCAACGCCGTCATGGAACGGGTCAACGCCCTGCGCTTCCGCCTCCAGGAAATCGAAGGCGTCGCCCGCGAGATCCTGGACCGGGAGCAGGCCGTCGCGCAAAAGAAAGTGGAGACGACCCTCTCCGCCGCCGAGCGTATCTGGCGCAAGCGCCTGGCCATCCGGGCCCGCACCCTCCACCGCCAGACGGAAGAGGCCCTCACCACGCCGCGCCCCAATTACGACGAGCAGCCGCCGACCTCCCTGATCGAAGACCTGGAAATCTTCCAGAAAAACGCGCACGGCTTCCTCGTCGAGCATCCCGACTTCGAGCCCTCCACCGTCGTCCCCCTTCTGGCCAACCTGGGCGACCGCATCCGGCCGCAGCTGGAGCGGATCCTGGCCGCCGGCGAGGAAATCCGCGGCCTGCTGGACGAGGCCTCCCACCGCGACCCGAAGGAAGGGCCCTTCCCGCTGGTCCCCTTCTTCCGCGAAGTCCTCAACACCTTCGACGGCGTCCGCTCCTCGCTGGAGACCTGGGGACGCATGTGCACCGACCAGGACAACGCCGCCCTGCGTTGGGCCAACATCCTGAAGAAGAAAGTCACCCCCAAATACGGCCTCCTCAAAACCCTCCTGGAAAAATACGAAAAGGTCCTGCGCGACGAGGCCCAAGCCCGGGGCGAGGACCCGTCTCCCGATCCCGTCGCCGAATACTTCACCGGCACCTATTTGAACGTCGCCAACGACCGCACCAGCGGCAGCGTCGCCATGACCGCCACGAACATGGTCGGCCTCCTCTCCAAGGCGCCCTTCAACCAGCTCTTCTCCTGCAACCCCACCTTCGACATCCTCGACATCTTCCAGAAAGGGAAACTCCTTTGCCTGGACATGCCGTTCGCCTTCTACCGGGACAGCGCCCGTCTGGCCGCCGTGCTCCTGAAGATGGACTACTTCCGCGCCACCGTCGCCCGGCAGGCCCTGGGCCTCCAGATGGAACGGCCCGTCTTCTACCTGGTGGACGAGTTTGCCACCGTCGCCACGAACGGCGACTGGACGGGTGAAGCCGCCTTCTTCGACAAATGCCGCGGTTCCAAATGCGCCTGCATCATCGCCTTTCAGTCCCTGCCGATGCTCAGCAAAAAATTCTCCCAGGCGGAAGTCGACGCCATCATGACCAACATGCAGACGCTGATCTACATGCGCAACGACGACCCGACGACCAACGAGCGCGCCTCCAAGAGTTCCGGCGTCTACCAGCGCGCCATGGGCGGCCTCAAAGGCGGCGCGGGCGAATTCGCCTTCAACACCAACCGAAGCTTCGGGGCGGAAGCCTT includes:
- a CDS encoding TraM recognition domain-containing protein, which encodes MTGLGKLLGLARKEGDGKEEKDGAATPKEAPSANSSASKKRTRHPKEIPFIARDDWGKLRFDLAKGSKQIIGEKNRPLLWEDLYKHMGVVGGSGSGKTFTVLNQVFRELFRATHIPDGPDREKLKPGGLIIEAKGDFPEKLWTLSKLYGRMDDTIFFGPTHPVSYDPFRDPTEDPTMRANKMLTLMLALNDGQRSADPFFDKAALELFTNIFCMHQKLTEAKVEGVQAMSFSYLGMMLSDRGNPKNLDEVTASRNAEEAAARAYENNVPKWLDETNAVMERVNALRFRLQEIEGVAREILDREQAVAQKKVETTLSAAERIWRKRLAIRARTLHRQTEEALTTPRPNYDEQPPTSLIEDLEIFQKNAHGFLVEHPDFEPSTVVPLLANLGDRIRPQLERILAAGEEIRGLLDEASHRDPKEGPFPLVPFFREVLNTFDGVRSSLETWGRMCTDQDNAALRWANILKKKVTPKYGLLKTLLEKYEKVLRDEAQARGEDPSPDPVAEYFTGTYLNVANDRTSGSVAMTATNMVGLLSKAPFNQLFSCNPTFDILDIFQKGKLLCLDMPFAFYRDSARLAAVLLKMDYFRATVARQALGLQMERPVFYLVDEFATVATNGDWTGEAAFFDKCRGSKCACIIAFQSLPMLSKKFSQAEVDAIMTNMQTLIYMRNDDPTTNERASKSSGVYQRAMGGLKGGAGEFAFNTNRSFGAEAFSITFSVDQKIPAPVFRTFKVGECLAVLPPEFGGNYFRRQVTFLGDPLNPLENDGFPMPGGPRVMKREEEPSQPPATQPQP